The following coding sequences are from one uncultured Bacteroides sp. window:
- a CDS encoding metallophosphoesterase family protein yields the protein MTRIGLLSDTHAYWDDKYLSYFDSCDEIWHAGDIGSLEVARKLDAFRPLRAVYGNIDGQDIRKIYPQINRFMVDGTDVLIKHIGGYPGNYDSSIRGTLFVSPPKLFISGHSHILKVKYDKTLGMLHINPGAAGLSGFHKVRTMVRFSIDKGEFKDLEVIELAG from the coding sequence ATGACAAGAATTGGCCTATTATCAGATACACATGCTTACTGGGATGATAAATATTTGAGTTATTTTGATTCATGTGATGAGATATGGCACGCGGGTGATATAGGCTCTTTGGAGGTTGCTCGAAAATTGGATGCTTTTCGTCCGCTTCGTGCTGTTTATGGTAATATCGATGGACAGGATATAAGGAAGATATATCCACAAATTAATCGCTTTATGGTTGATGGAACTGATGTCTTAATAAAGCATATAGGTGGTTATCCGGGTAATTATGATTCTTCTATTCGCGGAACTCTGTTTGTCAGTCCTCCTAAACTTTTTATAAGTGGGCATTCTCATATACTTAAAGTAAAATACGACAAGACACTGGGTATGCTTCATATAAATCCGGGAGCAGCTGGTCTTTCTGGCTTTCATAAAGTGCGTACGATGGTGCGTTTCAGTATTGATAAGGGTGAGTTTAAA
- a CDS encoding RNA degradosome polyphosphate kinase — MKNIYNYFKRDISWLSFNYRVLLEAKDNSLPLYERINFISIYSSNLEEFYKIRVADHKAIVKGGARNDDESVHASAQLLEEINSEVNRQLEERTRIYEQQIIPDLRKQHIVFYQNHKVEEFHKEFIKSFFKEEIFPYLQPVPVWKNKIVSFLRDNRLYLAIRLFLVGTEKENPEHTQYFVMKLPYSKVPRFIELPQYKKDHYLIYIEDIIKANIETIFPGYIVDCSYCIKISRDADILIDETSNSNIVEQVKKKVKKRKIGAVCRFVYDSRMPDDFLSFLVDAFHIDRNELVAGDKHLNLEDLRYLPNPNKDMQEEFKPQPMKLNCLNNEGSIFQHVIKKDILIHYPYQSFEHFIHFLYEATHDHYTKEIMITQYRVAENSTVINTLISAAQNGKKVTVFVELKARFDEENNLATAEMMQSAGIKIIYSIPGLKVHAKVALILRRDNDNRLLRSYAYISTGNFNERTAKLYADCGLFTSNKIIINDLRNLFLTFEKKENTGFKHLLVSQFNMVTKLDELIRHEIKLSTQGKKGRIILKMNALQDPNMINKLYVASIQGVEIDLIIRGICCLIPGQEYSKNIRVTRIVDTFLEHARIWYFGNNGSPKVFLGSPDWMKRNLYRRIEAVVPILNTDVKQEIIDMLDIQLKDNQKACFVNGHLHNIFKHKSSAEPIRAQYTFYNYLKMKNETYL; from the coding sequence ATGAAAAACATCTATAATTATTTTAAACGAGATATAAGTTGGTTGTCATTCAACTATCGGGTATTGTTGGAAGCCAAAGACAACAGCCTGCCTCTGTATGAACGCATTAACTTTATCTCGATTTACTCATCTAACCTCGAAGAATTTTACAAAATACGAGTTGCAGATCACAAAGCCATTGTGAAGGGAGGGGCTCGCAACGACGATGAATCGGTTCATGCATCAGCCCAATTACTAGAAGAAATAAATAGCGAAGTAAATCGACAACTAGAAGAACGTACGCGTATTTATGAGCAACAAATTATACCCGATCTGCGCAAACAGCATATTGTGTTCTATCAAAATCACAAAGTGGAAGAGTTCCACAAAGAGTTCATTAAAAGTTTTTTTAAAGAAGAGATTTTTCCTTATTTACAGCCTGTTCCTGTATGGAAAAATAAAATAGTCTCTTTTCTGCGAGACAACCGACTATATTTAGCTATCCGCCTTTTTCTTGTTGGTACCGAGAAAGAAAACCCGGAACATACACAATACTTCGTAATGAAGTTGCCTTACAGTAAAGTTCCTCGCTTCATAGAGCTCCCTCAATATAAAAAAGATCATTACCTTATTTATATTGAAGATATTATCAAAGCCAATATTGAAACAATATTTCCAGGATATATTGTAGACTGCAGTTATTGCATTAAAATATCTCGAGATGCAGATATACTTATTGATGAAACAAGTAATTCGAATATCGTAGAACAGGTAAAGAAGAAAGTTAAGAAACGTAAGATAGGAGCCGTTTGCCGATTTGTATATGACAGCCGGATGCCCGACGACTTTCTAAGTTTCCTTGTCGATGCTTTCCATATTGACCGTAATGAACTTGTGGCAGGTGACAAACATCTCAATCTGGAAGATTTACGTTATCTACCCAATCCCAATAAAGATATGCAGGAAGAGTTTAAACCACAACCCATGAAGCTCAACTGCCTAAATAATGAAGGCTCAATATTCCAGCATGTGATAAAAAAGGATATCCTTATTCACTACCCCTATCAATCATTCGAGCATTTCATCCATTTCCTATATGAAGCCACGCACGATCATTACACTAAAGAAATTATGATAACCCAATATCGTGTGGCAGAAAATTCCACAGTTATAAACACATTAATTTCCGCAGCTCAAAATGGAAAGAAAGTGACCGTCTTCGTAGAGTTGAAAGCTCGTTTTGATGAAGAAAACAATCTGGCTACCGCAGAGATGATGCAATCTGCAGGCATAAAAATAATCTATAGCATACCAGGATTAAAAGTTCATGCTAAAGTAGCTTTAATATTGAGAAGAGACAATGATAACAGGCTACTTCGGAGTTATGCCTATATTAGTACAGGAAACTTTAACGAACGAACAGCCAAATTGTATGCCGATTGTGGACTTTTCACCAGCAATAAAATTATCATCAATGACTTGAGAAATCTTTTTCTAACTTTTGAAAAGAAAGAAAATACAGGATTCAAACATCTACTAGTTTCACAGTTTAACATGGTTACGAAACTAGATGAGCTTATCAGGCATGAGATAAAACTATCCACGCAAGGGAAAAAAGGACGTATCATATTAAAAATGAATGCCCTTCAAGATCCAAATATGATCAACAAACTTTATGTTGCTTCCATACAAGGGGTAGAGATTGATCTTATTATCCGTGGTATCTGCTGCTTGATACCAGGACAAGAATATAGTAAGAATATACGGGTCACCCGCATAGTAGACACTTTTCTAGAACATGCTCGAATTTGGTATTTTGGAAATAACGGAAGCCCGAAAGTTTTTCTAGGATCTCCCGACTGGATGAAACGCAATCTCTACAGACGTATAGAAGCAGTTGTACCTATCCTTAACACAGATGTCAAACAAGAAATTATCGATATGCTAGATATTCAACTGAAAGATAATCAAAAAGCATGTTTTGTCAACGGGCATCTGCACAATATATTTAAACATAAATCATCTGCTGAGCCTATCAGAGCACAATATACTTTTTATAATTACTTGAAAATGAAAAATGAAACATATCTGTAA
- a CDS encoding inorganic phosphate transporter: METIYLGIVIFLFILAIFDLLVGVSNDAVNFLNSAIGSKAGSFKTIMIVSAIGIFIGASLSNGMMDIARHGIYQPEHFYFDEVMCIILAVMLTDVVLLDIFNSMGMPTSTTVSMVFELLGGTFALSMVKVYGTDLQMGDLINTDKALSVIMAIFVSVAIAFFFGMIVQYIARIIFSFNYKKKMKYSIGIFGGVAVTAIIYFMLINGLKNSSFMTKENLAWIKESTPQIILCSFVFFTLLMQTLHWLKVNVFKIIVLLGTFALALAFAGNDLVNFVGVPLAGYSSFMDYTANAAGAGPHSFLMTSLMGPAQTPWYFLIAAGAIMAYALFTSKKAHAVVKTSVDLARQDEGEETFGSTPIARTLVRISIGMGNGLSKIIPNRTKEWIESRFQKDEAIIENGAAFDLVRASVNLVLAGLLIALGTSLKLPLSTTYVTFMVAMGSSLSDKAWGRDSAVFRITGVLSVIGGWFLTAGAAFTICFFVALVIHFGGTAAIIVMIALAAFILLRSQLLFKKKTQKGKENETFKEIMRSTDSAQALELMRVLSREELTKILEYSEENFNRIVTSFIGENLRGLRKAMGAGKFEKQLLKQMKRTGTLAMCRLDNTTVLEKGLYYYQGNDFASELVHSINRLCEPCLEHIDNNFNPLDATQKEEFSEVSRNIVKLISSCKEKLSTNMFDEFENDINTANSLNAQLAHLKREELKRIQHQTGSIKVSMVYLTMVQEAQNVVTYVINIMKVNLKFQTENDF; encoded by the coding sequence ATGGAAACTATTTATCTTGGTATCGTTATCTTTTTATTCATTTTAGCGATCTTCGACTTGTTAGTTGGTGTCAGCAATGATGCAGTAAACTTTCTAAATTCAGCGATTGGTTCCAAGGCCGGATCATTCAAAACAATTATGATTGTTTCAGCTATCGGTATTTTCATTGGGGCTTCCCTATCAAACGGGATGATGGATATTGCCCGGCATGGTATTTATCAACCTGAACATTTCTATTTTGATGAAGTGATGTGCATTATTCTTGCGGTGATGCTAACCGATGTCGTTCTACTGGACATCTTTAACTCCATGGGAATGCCTACTTCAACAACCGTCTCCATGGTTTTCGAACTTTTGGGGGGAACTTTTGCCTTATCTATGGTGAAAGTGTACGGAACAGATCTTCAAATGGGCGATCTCATTAACACGGACAAGGCTTTATCGGTAATCATGGCTATTTTCGTATCAGTGGCAATAGCCTTCTTCTTCGGTATGATCGTGCAATACATAGCGCGAATCATATTTTCTTTTAACTACAAGAAAAAGATGAAATACAGCATCGGTATATTTGGTGGTGTTGCTGTAACAGCAATCATCTATTTCATGCTTATCAATGGATTGAAGAATAGCTCATTCATGACCAAAGAGAACCTTGCATGGATCAAAGAAAGCACTCCTCAAATCATACTTTGCAGCTTTGTCTTTTTCACTCTGCTTATGCAAACGTTACATTGGCTTAAAGTTAATGTATTTAAGATTATAGTATTGTTAGGTACGTTTGCATTGGCATTAGCATTCGCAGGCAATGACTTAGTTAATTTCGTCGGAGTTCCTCTAGCCGGTTATTCCTCTTTTATGGACTATACAGCCAATGCGGCAGGTGCAGGACCCCATAGCTTCCTGATGACTTCCTTGATGGGACCAGCACAAACTCCCTGGTATTTTTTAATCGCAGCAGGAGCCATTATGGCATACGCCCTCTTCACCTCAAAGAAAGCACATGCGGTAGTAAAAACGTCAGTAGATCTTGCTCGTCAGGATGAAGGAGAAGAGACCTTTGGCAGCACACCAATAGCACGAACTTTGGTACGAATAAGTATAGGAATGGGCAACGGGCTCTCCAAGATTATCCCAAACAGAACCAAAGAATGGATTGAATCTCGTTTCCAAAAAGATGAGGCTATCATAGAAAACGGCGCCGCATTCGACTTGGTACGCGCATCAGTAAACCTTGTATTAGCGGGACTTCTTATCGCTTTGGGTACTTCATTAAAATTACCTCTTTCTACAACATACGTAACCTTCATGGTGGCAATGGGTAGTTCACTTTCCGATAAAGCATGGGGAAGAGATTCTGCCGTGTTCCGTATAACAGGTGTACTCTCGGTTATCGGCGGATGGTTCCTCACCGCAGGGGCTGCATTTACCATTTGTTTCTTTGTAGCTTTGGTGATTCATTTCGGAGGCACAGCCGCTATCATTGTAATGATTGCCTTAGCAGCTTTCATCCTCCTACGTAGCCAACTCTTATTCAAGAAGAAAACTCAAAAAGGGAAAGAGAATGAAACTTTCAAAGAGATCATGCGTAGCACTGACAGCGCCCAGGCATTAGAATTGATGCGCGTTTTGAGCAGAGAAGAATTAACCAAAATATTAGAATATTCTGAAGAAAACTTCAACCGCATCGTAACCTCTTTTATCGGTGAAAACCTAAGAGGTTTGCGCAAAGCCATGGGAGCCGGTAAGTTTGAAAAACAATTGCTCAAACAGATGAAGCGTACCGGAACATTAGCCATGTGCCGCTTAGATAATACTACGGTGCTCGAAAAAGGGTTATATTATTACCAAGGTAATGATTTTGCCAGCGAACTAGTTCACAGTATCAATCGTTTATGCGAACCTTGTTTGGAACACATAGACAACAACTTTAACCCGCTTGATGCTACCCAGAAAGAAGAATTCAGCGAGGTTTCAAGAAACATAGTGAAATTAATAAGCTCATGCAAAGAAAAACTCAGTACTAACATGTTTGATGAGTTTGAAAACGATATTAATACTGCTAACTCACTTAATGCGCAACTGGCACACCTGAAGCGTGAAGAGTTAAAACGTATACAACACCAGACTGGTAGTATTAAAGTAAGCATGGTTTATCTCACAATGGTTCAGGAGGCACAAAATGTAGTTACTTATGTAATCAATATAATGAAAGTAAATCTTAAATTCCAAACAGAAAACGACTTTTAA
- a CDS encoding ABC-F family ATP-binding cassette domain-containing protein gives MISVDGLTVEFGGTTLFSDISFVINEKDRIALMGKNGAGKSTLLKILAGAKQPSRGKVSAPKECVVAYLPQHLMTEDGRTVFEEAAQAFASQHEMEAEINRLNKELETRTDYETDSYMTLIEEVSTLSEKFYSIDSTNYEEDVEKALLGLGFVREDFNRPTKDFSGGWRMRIELAKLLLQKPDVLLLDEPTNHLDIESIQWLESFLINSAKAVIVISHDRKFVDSITTRTIEVTMGRIYDYKVNYSQYLQLRKERREQQQKAYNDQQKFIADTTEFIERFKGTYSKTLQVQSRVKMLEKLDILEVDEEDTSALRLKFPPSPRSGNYPISMDRVGKSYGDKVVFENANITVERGDKIAFVGKNGEGKSTLVKCIMKDLEHAGTLTLGHNVKIGYFAQNQASLLDGELTVFQTIDDVAKGDIRNKIRDLLGAFMFGGEESTKKVKVLSGGERTRLAMIKLLLEPVNLLILDEPTNHLDLKTKDILKQALADFDGTLIVVSHDRDFLDGLITKVYEFGNKRVTEHLCGIYEFLAKKENQLFA, from the coding sequence ATGATTTCAGTAGACGGCCTCACTGTTGAATTTGGTGGAACCACCCTATTTAGTGATATATCCTTTGTTATTAACGAAAAAGACCGCATTGCCCTCATGGGTAAAAATGGCGCGGGGAAGAGTACATTATTAAAAATACTGGCTGGTGCCAAGCAGCCTTCACGAGGCAAGGTATCAGCACCCAAAGAGTGCGTCGTTGCTTATCTTCCACAACATTTGATGACAGAAGATGGACGCACTGTCTTTGAAGAAGCTGCGCAAGCTTTTGCTTCTCAACATGAGATGGAAGCAGAAATCAATCGCCTTAATAAAGAACTGGAAACAAGGACAGATTATGAAACTGACAGCTATATGACCCTCATCGAGGAAGTATCGACGCTGAGCGAGAAATTTTATTCCATTGACTCCACTAATTACGAGGAGGATGTAGAAAAGGCATTATTAGGACTAGGTTTTGTTCGTGAGGATTTTAATCGCCCTACGAAAGACTTTAGCGGAGGATGGAGAATGCGTATCGAATTAGCGAAACTCTTACTTCAGAAGCCGGATGTGTTACTACTCGACGAACCGACTAATCATCTGGATATTGAGTCTATCCAATGGTTAGAATCATTCCTTATAAATAGCGCCAAGGCTGTTATCGTGATTAGTCACGACCGTAAGTTTGTTGACAGCATCACCACACGGACCATTGAAGTGACTATGGGACGTATATACGATTATAAAGTCAACTATTCTCAATATCTACAACTTCGCAAAGAGAGACGAGAGCAACAGCAAAAAGCCTACAACGATCAGCAAAAGTTTATCGCCGATACAACAGAATTTATCGAGCGATTTAAAGGTACCTACTCTAAAACATTACAAGTACAAAGCAGGGTAAAAATGCTCGAAAAATTGGATATTCTTGAAGTAGACGAAGAAGATACTTCGGCATTGCGACTAAAATTTCCTCCTTCGCCACGTTCGGGAAATTATCCTATCAGCATGGACAGAGTCGGAAAAAGCTACGGAGATAAAGTAGTTTTTGAAAACGCTAACATTACCGTAGAGCGGGGAGATAAAATCGCTTTCGTTGGAAAAAACGGTGAAGGAAAATCGACATTGGTAAAATGCATCATGAAAGATCTGGAGCATGCGGGCACTCTAACACTAGGACACAACGTAAAAATAGGCTATTTTGCACAAAACCAAGCCTCTTTACTAGACGGAGAACTTACTGTTTTTCAAACCATTGACGATGTAGCTAAAGGAGACATACGAAACAAAATACGTGACCTCTTAGGTGCATTCATGTTCGGCGGGGAGGAATCAACGAAGAAAGTAAAAGTTCTTTCGGGAGGAGAAAGAACCAGATTGGCTATGATCAAACTCTTACTGGAACCAGTCAACTTGCTCATCCTGGATGAGCCGACAAACCACTTGGATCTCAAGACTAAAGATATCCTAAAGCAAGCCTTGGCAGACTTTGACGGTACGCTTATCGTTGTTTCTCATGATCGCGATTTTCTGGATGGCTTGATAACAAAAGTCTATGAATTTGGCAATAAGCGAGTAACAGAACATCTCTGTGGCATTTATGAATTCCTTGCTAAAAAAGAGAATCAATTATTTGCATAA